The Streptomyces pactum genome contains a region encoding:
- a CDS encoding branched-chain amino acid ABC transporter permease, with amino-acid sequence MNELPQQLVNGLLLGSMYGLIAIGYTMVYGIVQLINFAHGEIFMTGAFGALTVYIYILPDGTSMLIALPLMILGAVIVSVTVAIGAERFAYRPLRGGPRLAPLITAIGLSLALQQAVWAWYPDAKSARTFPQIEGGPFHIGSITLQTGSIFLLIAAPVSMAFLGYFVMKTRTGRGMQATAQDPDTAKLMGVNTDRIIVIAFALGAVFAAIGGVAYGLEYGHVDFKMGFILGLKAFTAAVLGGIGNIYGAMIGGVVLGVAETLATAYIGDIPGLGQFGSQSWADVWAFILLILVLLFRPQGLLGERVADRA; translated from the coding sequence GTGAACGAACTGCCGCAGCAGCTGGTCAACGGCCTGCTACTGGGATCCATGTACGGGCTGATCGCCATTGGCTACACGATGGTCTACGGCATCGTCCAGCTCATCAACTTCGCCCACGGCGAGATCTTCATGACCGGCGCCTTCGGCGCGCTCACGGTCTACATCTACATCCTGCCCGACGGCACCTCCATGCTGATCGCCCTGCCCCTGATGATCCTCGGCGCAGTGATCGTCTCGGTGACCGTCGCCATCGGGGCTGAACGTTTCGCCTACCGCCCCCTGCGCGGTGGCCCCCGCCTCGCCCCGCTCATCACCGCCATCGGCCTCTCCCTCGCCCTCCAGCAGGCGGTCTGGGCCTGGTACCCCGACGCGAAGTCCGCCCGCACCTTCCCGCAAATCGAGGGCGGCCCCTTCCACATCGGCAGCATCACCCTGCAGACCGGCAGCATCTTCCTGCTCATCGCCGCCCCCGTCAGCATGGCCTTCCTCGGCTACTTCGTCATGAAGACCCGCACCGGACGCGGCATGCAGGCCACCGCCCAGGACCCCGACACCGCCAAACTCATGGGCGTCAACACCGACCGCATCATCGTGATCGCCTTCGCCCTCGGCGCCGTCTTCGCCGCCATCGGCGGAGTCGCCTACGGCCTGGAGTACGGCCACGTCGACTTCAAGATGGGCTTCATCCTCGGCCTGAAAGCCTTCACCGCGGCCGTCCTCGGCGGCATCGGCAACATCTACGGCGCCATGATCGGCGGAGTCGTCCTCGGCGTCGCCGAAACCCTGGCCACCGCCTACATCGGCGACATCCCCGGCCTCGGCCAGTTCGGCAGCCAGTCCTGGGCCGACGTCTGGGCCTTCATCCTCCTCATCCTTGTGCTGTTGTTCAGGCCACAGGGCCTGCTCGGCGAGCGCGTCGCGGACAGGGCGTGA
- a CDS encoding branched-chain amino acid ABC transporter substrate-binding protein has protein sequence MRQRSLIAITAALAAGALTLTACGSRDDDGGSDSGNGGGGTTVVIGVDAPLTGDLSALGLGIKNSADLAAKTANKDKHVEGITFKVEALDDQGQPSVGQQNASQFVANDKVLGVVGPLNSSVGESMQQVFESGNMALVSPANTGPSLTQGPDWRTEKKRPFKTYFRTATTDAIQGPFAAQYVFNDFKKTKAFVIDDKKTYGAGLAGTFTDEFKKLGGKIVGTEHINPDTKDFSAVATKVKNSGADVVYYGGEYPQAGPLSKQIKGTGAKIPLVGGDGIYSADFIKLAGASGTGDLATSVGAPVEELPSAKEFVANYKTEGYKEPFEAYGGYSYDSAWAIIEAVKAVVEKNDGKLPDDARAQVVEAMQNVSFDGVTGKVSFDEFGDATNKQLTVYAVENGDWKAVKSGTYTG, from the coding sequence GTGCGTCAACGTTCGCTCATCGCCATCACCGCCGCTCTGGCGGCGGGAGCGCTCACCCTCACCGCCTGCGGCTCGCGCGACGACGACGGCGGCTCGGACTCCGGCAACGGCGGCGGTGGCACCACCGTCGTCATCGGCGTCGACGCCCCGCTGACCGGCGACCTGTCCGCGCTGGGCCTCGGCATCAAGAACTCGGCGGACCTCGCGGCCAAGACCGCCAACAAGGACAAGCACGTCGAGGGCATAACCTTCAAGGTCGAAGCCCTCGACGACCAGGGCCAGCCCTCCGTGGGCCAGCAGAACGCCAGCCAGTTCGTAGCCAACGACAAGGTCCTCGGCGTGGTCGGCCCGCTGAACTCCTCGGTCGGCGAGTCCATGCAGCAGGTCTTCGAGTCCGGCAACATGGCCCTGGTCTCCCCGGCCAACACCGGCCCCTCGCTGACCCAGGGCCCCGACTGGCGCACAGAGAAGAAGCGCCCGTTCAAGACCTACTTCCGCACCGCGACCACCGACGCCATCCAGGGTCCGTTCGCCGCGCAGTACGTCTTCAACGACTTCAAGAAGACGAAGGCCTTCGTCATCGACGACAAGAAGACCTACGGCGCGGGCCTCGCCGGCACGTTCACCGACGAGTTCAAGAAGCTCGGCGGCAAGATCGTCGGTACCGAGCACATCAACCCGGACACCAAGGACTTCTCCGCGGTCGCCACCAAGGTCAAGAACTCGGGCGCCGACGTCGTCTACTACGGCGGCGAATACCCGCAGGCCGGCCCGCTCAGCAAGCAGATCAAGGGCACCGGCGCCAAGATTCCGCTGGTCGGTGGTGACGGCATCTACAGCGCCGACTTCATCAAGCTCGCCGGCGCCAGTGGCACCGGTGACCTGGCCACCTCCGTCGGCGCGCCCGTCGAGGAGCTGCCCTCGGCCAAGGAGTTCGTCGCCAACTACAAGACCGAGGGCTACAAGGAGCCGTTCGAGGCCTACGGCGGCTACTCCTACGACTCCGCCTGGGCCATCATCGAGGCCGTCAAGGCGGTCGTCGAGAAGAACGACGGCAAGCTCCCCGACGACGCCCGTGCCCAGGTCGTCGAAGCCATGCAGAACGTCTCCTTCGACGGAGTGACCGGCAAGGTCTCCTTCGACGAGTTCGGTGACGCCACCAACAAGCAGCTGACCGTCTACGCCGTCGAGAACGGCGACTGGAAGGCCGTGAAGTCCGGCACCTACACCGGCTGA
- a CDS encoding PaaI family thioesterase, whose translation MGEQQQAQFPQEVVDEYAALGVDLPALFSAGHLGTRMGVQILEASSDRVVGTMPVEGNTQPYGLLHGGASAVLAETLGSVGSMLHGGSSKIAVGVDLNCTHHRGARSGLVTGVATPVHRGRSTATYEIVIRDEQDRRVCTARLTCLLRNVNPGDAARASTTD comes from the coding sequence ATGGGCGAGCAGCAGCAGGCGCAGTTCCCGCAGGAAGTCGTCGACGAGTACGCCGCGCTCGGCGTCGACCTGCCCGCGCTGTTCTCGGCGGGGCACCTCGGGACGCGCATGGGCGTCCAGATCCTCGAGGCGTCCTCCGACCGGGTCGTCGGCACCATGCCGGTGGAGGGCAACACCCAGCCCTACGGGCTGCTGCACGGCGGGGCTTCGGCGGTACTGGCCGAGACCCTCGGATCGGTCGGCTCGATGCTGCACGGCGGCAGCTCCAAGATCGCCGTCGGCGTCGACCTGAACTGCACCCACCACCGCGGGGCCCGGTCCGGCCTCGTCACCGGCGTGGCCACGCCGGTGCACCGGGGCCGGTCGACCGCGACGTACGAGATCGTGATCCGCGACGAGCAGGACCGCCGCGTGTGCACCGCCCGGCTGACCTGCCTGCTGCGGAACGTGAACCCGGGCGACGCGGCGCGGGCGAGCACGACGGACTGA
- a CDS encoding FdhF/YdeP family oxidoreductase has protein sequence MATKPPKGDPVQDAPQVTGPQHAAAGIPAIGHTLRMAQRQMGVKRTALTLLSVNQKDGFDCPGCAWPEPDHRHRAEFCENGAKAVAEEATLRRVTPEFFAAHPVADLATRSGYWLGQQGRLTHPVYLPEGGEHYEPVTWERAFDIVAEEIAALGSPDESVFYTSGRTSNEAAFLYQLFARELGTNNLPDCSNMCHESSGSALGETIGVGKGSVLLEDLYKSDLIIVAGQNPGTNHPRMLSALERAKANGAKIISVNPLPEAGLERFKNPQTPKGLTAGAALTDLFLQIRLGGDQALFRLLNKLILETEGAVDEAFVEEHTHGYEEFAEAARAADWDETLAATGLTRAEIGEALRMVLASERTIVCWAMGLTQHKHSVPTIREVVNFLLLRGNIGRPGAGVCPVRGHSNVQGDRTMGIFERPAPAFLDALEKEFGFAPPREHGYDVVRAIRALRDGEAKVFFAMGGNFVSASPDTEVTEAAMRRARLTVHVSTKLNRSHVVTGARALILPTLGRTERDLQGGGEQFVTVEDSMGMVHASRGRLEPAGAHLLSEPAIVCRLARRVLGESSTTPWEEFEKDYGTIRDRIGRVIPGFEDFNARVAHPGGFALPHAPRDERRFPTATGKANFTAAPVEYPELPEGRLLLQTLRSHDQYNTTIYGLDDRYRGIKNGRRVVLVNPEDAGKLNVRDGSYVDLVSEWKDGVERRAPGFRVVHYPTARGCAAAYYPETNVLVPLDATADTSNTPASKSVVVRLEQSVTD, from the coding sequence ATGGCCACCAAGCCGCCCAAGGGTGATCCGGTTCAGGACGCGCCGCAGGTCACGGGGCCGCAGCACGCGGCGGCGGGCATCCCGGCCATCGGCCACACGCTGCGTATGGCGCAGCGGCAGATGGGCGTGAAGCGGACCGCGCTGACACTGCTGAGCGTCAACCAGAAGGACGGCTTCGACTGCCCGGGCTGCGCCTGGCCGGAGCCGGACCACCGGCACAGGGCGGAGTTCTGCGAGAACGGCGCGAAGGCCGTGGCCGAGGAGGCCACCCTGCGCCGGGTCACCCCGGAGTTCTTCGCCGCGCACCCCGTGGCCGACCTCGCGACCCGCAGCGGCTACTGGCTGGGCCAGCAGGGCCGGCTCACGCACCCGGTGTACCTCCCGGAGGGCGGCGAGCACTACGAGCCGGTCACCTGGGAGCGCGCCTTCGACATCGTCGCGGAGGAGATCGCGGCCCTGGGGTCGCCGGACGAGTCGGTCTTCTACACCTCCGGGCGCACCAGCAACGAGGCCGCGTTCCTCTACCAGCTCTTCGCACGCGAGCTCGGCACCAACAACCTGCCCGACTGCTCCAACATGTGCCACGAGTCGTCCGGCTCGGCCCTCGGCGAGACCATCGGCGTCGGCAAGGGCAGCGTCCTCCTGGAGGACCTCTACAAGTCCGACCTGATCATCGTGGCCGGCCAGAACCCGGGCACCAACCACCCGCGCATGCTCTCCGCCCTGGAGCGGGCCAAGGCCAACGGCGCGAAGATCATCAGCGTCAACCCGCTGCCCGAGGCCGGCCTGGAGCGCTTCAAGAACCCGCAGACCCCCAAGGGTCTCACCGCGGGCGCCGCGCTCACCGACCTGTTCCTGCAGATCCGCCTCGGCGGCGACCAGGCCCTGTTCCGGCTCCTCAACAAGCTGATCCTGGAGACGGAGGGCGCGGTCGACGAGGCCTTCGTCGAGGAACACACCCACGGTTACGAGGAGTTCGCCGAGGCCGCCCGCGCCGCGGACTGGGACGAGACGCTCGCGGCGACCGGCCTCACCCGCGCGGAGATCGGGGAAGCGCTGCGCATGGTGCTCGCCTCGGAGCGCACCATCGTGTGCTGGGCGATGGGCCTGACCCAGCACAAGCACTCCGTGCCCACCATCCGCGAGGTCGTCAACTTCCTGCTCCTGCGCGGCAACATCGGCCGTCCGGGCGCGGGAGTCTGCCCGGTGCGCGGCCACTCGAACGTGCAGGGCGACCGCACCATGGGCATCTTCGAGCGTCCCGCGCCCGCCTTCCTCGACGCCCTGGAGAAGGAGTTCGGCTTCGCCCCGCCGCGCGAGCACGGCTACGACGTCGTACGGGCCATCCGCGCGCTGCGCGACGGCGAGGCGAAGGTCTTCTTCGCCATGGGCGGCAACTTCGTCTCGGCCTCCCCCGACACCGAGGTGACCGAGGCGGCCATGCGCCGCGCCCGCCTGACCGTGCACGTCTCGACGAAGCTGAACCGCTCGCACGTCGTCACGGGCGCGCGGGCGCTCATCCTGCCGACGCTCGGCCGCACCGAACGCGACCTCCAGGGCGGTGGCGAGCAGTTCGTGACCGTGGAGGACTCCATGGGCATGGTGCACGCCTCCCGCGGCCGGCTCGAGCCCGCCGGTGCGCACCTGCTGTCCGAGCCGGCGATCGTGTGCCGGCTGGCCCGCCGCGTGCTGGGCGAGAGCAGCACCACGCCGTGGGAGGAGTTCGAGAAGGACTACGGGACGATCCGCGACCGCATCGGGCGCGTGATCCCGGGTTTCGAGGACTTCAACGCGCGCGTGGCGCACCCCGGGGGCTTCGCCCTCCCCCACGCCCCGCGCGACGAGCGCCGCTTCCCGACGGCCACCGGCAAGGCCAACTTCACCGCCGCGCCGGTCGAGTACCCCGAGCTGCCCGAAGGGCGCCTGCTGCTCCAGACGCTGCGCTCGCACGACCAGTACAACACCACGATCTACGGTCTGGACGACCGCTACCGGGGAATCAAGAACGGCCGCAGGGTCGTCCTGGTCAACCCGGAGGACGCCGGGAAGCTGAACGTCCGGGACGGTTCGTACGTCGACCTGGTCAGCGAGTGGAAGGACGGGGTGGAGCGGCGGGCGCCCGGTTTCCGGGTCGTGCACTACCCGACGGCCCGGGGCTGCGCGGCGGCGTACTACCCGGAGACCAACGTCCTGGTGCCGCTGGACGCCACGGCGGACACCAGTAACACCCCGGCCAGCAAGTCCGTCGTCGTCCGTCTGGAACAATCGGTGACCGACTGA
- the polA gene encoding DNA polymerase I: MAKTAAKKTDSTSGGGRPRLMLMDGHSLAYRAFFALPAENFTTATGQPTNAIYGFASMLANTLRDEAPTHFAVAFDVSRKTWRSAEFTEYKANRSKTPDEFKGQVELIGELLDAMHVQRFAVEGFEADDVIATLATQAEAEGFDVLIVTGDRDSFQLVSEHTTVLYPTKGVSELTRFTPEKVFEKYGLTPAQYPDFAALRGDPSDNLPGIPGVGEKTAAKWINQFGSFADLVERVEEVKGKAGQNLRDHLESVKLNRRLTELERRVELPKNVTDLERTAYDRKGVAVILDTLEIRNPSLRERLYAVDPGAEEAEAAPVVADGVELDGTVLGTGELAGWLAEHGTRPLGVATVDTWALGTGSVAEVALAAPDGKAAWFDPTELDEADERAFAAWLSDAGRPKVFHNAKGAMRVFAEHGWSVAGVEMDTALAAYLVKPGRRSFDLDALSLEYLHRELAPAAAADGQLAFGADEGAEAEALMVQARAILDLGEAFEGRLADVGAADLLRDMELPTSALLARMERHGIAADREHLQAMEQMFAGAVQQAVKEAHAAAGREFNLGSPKQLQEVLFGELNLPKTKKTKTGYTTDADALAWLAAQTENELPVIMLRHREQAKLRVTVEGLIKTIAADGRIHTTFNQTVAATGRLSSTDPNLQNIPVRTDEGRAIRRGFVVGEGYESLMTADYSQIELRVMAHLSEDEGLTEAFTSGEDLHTTAAAQVFSVEQSAVDAEMRRKIKAMSYGLAYGLSAFGLSQQLNIEAAEARGLMDAYFERFGGVRDYLRRVVDEARATGYTATLFGRRRYLPDLNSDNRQRREAAERMALNAPIQGTAADIVKIAMLNVDKALREAGLSSRMLLQVHDEIVLEIAPGERAAAEELVRREMANAVRLRVPLGVSVGAGPDWESAAH; the protein is encoded by the coding sequence GTGGCCAAGACAGCAGCGAAGAAGACCGACAGCACCTCCGGCGGCGGCCGTCCGCGCCTGATGCTCATGGACGGGCACTCCCTGGCGTACCGCGCGTTCTTCGCGCTGCCCGCGGAGAACTTCACGACCGCGACGGGCCAGCCGACCAACGCGATCTACGGCTTCGCGTCGATGCTGGCCAACACGCTGCGTGACGAGGCGCCCACGCACTTCGCGGTGGCGTTCGACGTCTCCCGCAAGACCTGGCGGTCGGCGGAGTTCACCGAGTACAAGGCGAACCGTTCCAAGACCCCGGACGAGTTCAAGGGCCAGGTCGAGCTGATCGGTGAGCTGCTCGACGCCATGCACGTGCAGCGTTTCGCCGTCGAGGGCTTCGAGGCCGACGACGTCATCGCCACGCTCGCCACGCAGGCCGAGGCCGAGGGCTTCGACGTGCTGATCGTCACCGGCGACCGGGACTCCTTCCAGTTGGTCAGCGAGCACACCACGGTCCTGTACCCGACCAAGGGCGTCTCCGAGCTCACCCGCTTCACGCCGGAGAAGGTCTTCGAGAAGTACGGGCTGACCCCCGCCCAGTACCCCGACTTCGCGGCCCTGCGCGGCGACCCGTCCGACAACCTGCCGGGCATCCCCGGCGTCGGCGAGAAGACCGCCGCGAAGTGGATCAACCAGTTCGGGTCCTTCGCCGACCTGGTCGAGCGCGTCGAGGAGGTCAAGGGCAAGGCCGGACAGAATCTCCGCGACCACCTGGAGTCCGTCAAGCTCAACCGCCGGCTCACCGAGCTGGAGCGGCGGGTCGAACTGCCGAAGAACGTCACCGACCTGGAGCGCACGGCCTACGACCGCAAGGGCGTCGCGGTGATCCTGGACACCCTGGAGATCCGCAACCCGTCCCTGCGGGAGCGGCTCTACGCCGTCGACCCGGGCGCCGAGGAGGCCGAGGCCGCCCCGGTCGTCGCGGACGGCGTCGAACTGGACGGCACGGTGCTGGGCACGGGCGAGCTGGCCGGCTGGCTCGCGGAGCACGGCACGCGGCCCCTCGGCGTCGCCACGGTCGACACCTGGGCGCTGGGCACCGGCTCGGTCGCCGAGGTCGCGCTCGCCGCGCCCGACGGGAAGGCCGCCTGGTTCGACCCGACGGAGCTCGACGAGGCCGACGAGAGGGCGTTCGCGGCCTGGCTGTCCGACGCGGGCCGGCCGAAGGTCTTCCACAACGCCAAGGGCGCGATGCGCGTCTTCGCCGAGCACGGCTGGAGCGTCGCCGGCGTCGAGATGGACACCGCGCTCGCCGCCTACCTGGTCAAGCCGGGCCGCCGCTCCTTCGACCTGGACGCGCTGTCCCTGGAGTACCTGCACCGCGAGCTGGCCCCCGCCGCCGCGGCCGACGGGCAGCTCGCCTTCGGCGCGGACGAGGGCGCCGAGGCCGAGGCGCTGATGGTGCAGGCCCGCGCGATCCTCGACCTGGGCGAGGCCTTCGAGGGCCGCCTGGCGGACGTCGGCGCCGCGGACCTGCTGCGCGACATGGAGCTGCCCACCTCCGCGCTGCTGGCCCGCATGGAGCGGCACGGCATCGCGGCCGACCGGGAGCACCTCCAGGCCATGGAGCAGATGTTCGCGGGCGCCGTGCAGCAGGCGGTGAAGGAGGCGCACGCCGCCGCCGGACGCGAGTTCAACCTGGGCTCGCCCAAGCAGCTCCAGGAAGTCCTCTTCGGCGAGCTGAACCTGCCGAAGACCAAGAAGACCAAGACCGGCTACACCACCGACGCCGACGCCCTGGCGTGGCTCGCCGCGCAGACGGAGAACGAACTGCCGGTCATCATGCTCCGGCACCGTGAGCAGGCCAAGCTGCGCGTCACGGTGGAGGGCCTGATCAAGACGATCGCCGCGGACGGCCGCATCCACACCACGTTCAACCAGACGGTCGCCGCGACCGGCCGCCTCTCGTCCACGGACCCGAACTTGCAGAACATCCCGGTCCGCACCGACGAGGGCCGCGCGATCCGCCGCGGCTTCGTCGTGGGCGAGGGCTACGAGTCCCTGATGACGGCCGACTACAGCCAGATCGAGCTGCGGGTGATGGCCCACCTGTCCGAGGACGAGGGCCTGACCGAGGCGTTCACCTCGGGCGAGGACCTGCACACCACCGCCGCCGCGCAGGTCTTCTCCGTCGAGCAGTCCGCGGTCGACGCCGAGATGCGCCGCAAGATCAAGGCCATGTCCTACGGCCTGGCGTACGGCCTGTCGGCCTTCGGCCTCTCCCAGCAGTTGAACATCGAGGCCGCCGAGGCCCGCGGCCTGATGGACGCCTACTTCGAGCGGTTCGGCGGAGTACGGGATTATCTGCGCCGGGTCGTCGACGAGGCGCGGGCGACGGGTTACACGGCGACGCTCTTCGGCCGCCGCCGCTATCTGCCCGACCTCAACAGCGACAACCGCCAGCGTCGCGAGGCGGCCGAGCGCATGGCCCTGAACGCCCCGATCCAGGGCACCGCGGCCGACATCGTCAAGATCGCCATGCTCAACGTGGACAAGGCGCTGCGCGAGGCCGGCCTCTCGTCCCGCATGCTGCTCCAGGTCCACGACGAAATCGTCCTGGAGATCGCTCCCGGCGAGCGCGCGGCGGCGGAGGAACTCGTCCGCCGCGAAATGGCGAACGCGGTGCGGCTCAGGGTCCCCCTGGGCGTCTCGGTGGGCGCGGGCCCGGACTGGGAGTCGGCGGCGCACTAG
- a CDS encoding IS110 family transposase gives MDNTADQDVVGGVDSHTDTLHVAVISDNGGHLADAEFTTTAAGYAAALAFLTAHGHVIAIGVEGTASYGAGFTRAAREAGLHVVEVNRPDRAERRRIGKSDPIDAYAAARAALSGRASSAPKDDTVAGIRALHNAARSAVKARTAALNQIGSLLITAPDTIRAKYGRLKGTDRTDALARLRPAGDAVHTAVLTALKSLARRVKKLTVEHETLVKALDSVVSVHNPGLRAAHGVGPDTAAQLLVTAGGNPDRMRTEASFAALCGAAPVPASSGRTNRHRLSRGGDRQANAALYRVALVRMSSDSRTREYVARQTAAGRTKKEIIRLLKRAIAREMFRCLTTTVTVPGIDDLRPLRRSKNITLTAAARHFALWPATISTLERGTRRDDDLAHAYRNWLQAV, from the coding sequence ATGGACAACACGGCAGACCAGGATGTGGTCGGCGGGGTCGACTCCCACACCGACACCCTCCACGTCGCGGTCATCAGCGACAACGGCGGCCATCTCGCGGACGCCGAGTTCACCACCACTGCCGCCGGATACGCCGCGGCCCTGGCCTTCCTGACCGCCCACGGCCACGTGATCGCCATCGGGGTGGAGGGCACCGCCTCCTACGGAGCCGGATTCACCCGCGCCGCCCGCGAGGCGGGGCTTCATGTCGTGGAGGTCAACCGGCCCGACCGGGCCGAACGCCGCCGCATCGGCAAGTCCGACCCCATCGACGCCTACGCCGCCGCCCGCGCCGCCCTGTCCGGACGAGCCTCCAGCGCCCCCAAGGACGACACGGTCGCGGGCATACGCGCCCTGCACAACGCCGCCCGCTCCGCGGTCAAGGCCCGCACCGCCGCCCTGAACCAGATCGGCAGCCTCCTCATCACCGCTCCCGACACCATCCGCGCCAAGTACGGCCGGCTCAAAGGAACGGACCGCACCGACGCCCTCGCCCGGCTGCGGCCCGCCGGGGACGCGGTCCATACCGCGGTCCTCACCGCGCTGAAGAGTCTCGCCCGACGCGTCAAGAAACTGACGGTCGAACACGAGACCCTGGTCAAGGCACTGGACAGCGTGGTGAGTGTCCACAACCCCGGACTGCGAGCCGCCCACGGAGTCGGCCCCGACACCGCGGCCCAACTGCTCGTCACCGCCGGAGGCAACCCCGACCGCATGCGGACCGAGGCCTCCTTCGCGGCCCTGTGCGGAGCCGCACCGGTCCCCGCCTCCAGCGGCCGGACCAACCGCCACCGCCTCTCGCGAGGCGGCGACCGGCAAGCAAACGCAGCCCTCTACCGCGTCGCCCTGGTCCGCATGTCGAGCGACTCCCGCACCCGCGAGTACGTGGCACGTCAGACCGCCGCCGGCCGGACGAAGAAGGAGATCATCCGGCTGCTGAAACGGGCCATCGCCCGGGAGATGTTCCGCTGCCTGACCACCACGGTCACCGTCCCCGGCATCGACGATCTACGGCCGCTGCGGCGGTCCAAGAACATCACCCTGACCGCTGCAGCCCGCCACTTCGCCCTCTGGCCGGCCACCATCTCCACCCTCGAACGCGGGACCCGCCGAGACGACGACCTCGCCCACGCCTACCGCAACTGGCTCCAAGCCGTTTGA
- a CDS encoding DUF4184 family protein, which yields MPFTLSHAAAVLPAVRGDGTGRGPLVPAVLVAGSFAPDLTYYAASFLSEAMEFGDVTHSFAGVFTVDVIIAWSLVGVWLLVREPLVALLPRAGQGRVAGLLRCGAPRARVVPSLVARWYVSAALGALTHVVWDAFTHLDRWGMRVFPALGREIAGSPLYWYLQYGGSAVAAVVIAVFLARAVRRAPRAEPLGVPVLSVRDRWWAGTVLGGCAVAGAVQRATRWWAYWGDVAKPWELIPTVCFGAGAGLVPGLLLYAVGVRAWRPAPAPTSPGVGTEPSRRVAH from the coding sequence TTGCCGTTCACCCTCAGTCATGCCGCCGCCGTACTGCCGGCGGTCCGGGGCGACGGAACCGGCCGGGGGCCGCTGGTGCCCGCCGTGCTGGTGGCGGGTTCCTTCGCGCCCGACCTGACCTACTACGCGGCGAGCTTCCTGTCCGAAGCGATGGAGTTCGGGGACGTCACCCACTCCTTCGCGGGCGTTTTCACCGTCGATGTGATCATCGCCTGGTCGCTGGTGGGGGTGTGGCTGCTGGTCCGCGAGCCGCTGGTGGCGCTGCTGCCCCGCGCCGGACAGGGACGCGTCGCCGGCCTGCTGCGCTGCGGGGCACCACGCGCGCGCGTGGTGCCCTCCCTCGTGGCGCGGTGGTACGTGTCGGCGGCGCTGGGGGCGCTGACGCACGTGGTGTGGGACGCGTTCACCCACCTCGACCGCTGGGGGATGCGGGTGTTCCCGGCGCTGGGCCGGGAGATCGCGGGCTCGCCGCTCTACTGGTACCTCCAGTACGGCGGTTCCGCGGTGGCGGCGGTCGTCATCGCCGTGTTCCTGGCGCGTGCCGTGCGCCGGGCGCCCCGGGCCGAGCCGCTCGGCGTTCCCGTCCTGTCGGTACGGGACCGGTGGTGGGCCGGGACGGTGCTGGGCGGCTGCGCGGTGGCCGGGGCGGTGCAGCGGGCGACCCGGTGGTGGGCGTACTGGGGAGACGTCGCGAAGCCCTGGGAGCTGATTCCGACGGTGTGCTTCGGGGCGGGCGCGGGGCTCGTCCCGGGGTTGCTGCTGTACGCCGTGGGGGTCAGGGCGTGGCGTCCGGCTCCGGCCCCCACAAGCCCGGGCGTCGGTACGGAGCCGAGCCGCCGGGTAGCGCACTGA